In a genomic window of [Empedobacter] haloabium:
- a CDS encoding porin — MKKTLISVAVLGAMSSAAFAQSNVTIYGIVDASIVSERGGKAGNITKVSSGTANASRIGFRGTEDLGGGLSAIFTLESGYKVDDGQLDASNTLFNRQAFVGLRSTTAGTLTIGRQYTPWYNALAQVADPFAAGLAGSAKNLFPANGANLRNSNAVVYQTPVFNGFSGELFYGFGEQSESSAGRQISAAVSYSNGPLNARLAYNNRNNDTAIAPAATIERDIGHNSLLAVNYDFKVAKAFIAYGQNKGLNSSTLPNAAAYTTTAIAPSTDTRNALIGAQVPVGAVGKVIISAIHTDDREAFNRDANQWAIGYTHDLSKRTTAYLSYAKIENKNGASYTVGGNTEVGSGDSAFNVGLRHSF, encoded by the coding sequence ATGAAAAAAACTCTAATCTCCGTCGCAGTTCTGGGCGCAATGAGCAGCGCCGCTTTTGCACAGTCGAATGTAACGATTTACGGTATCGTGGACGCTTCCATCGTGAGCGAACGCGGTGGTAAGGCAGGCAACATCACCAAGGTATCCTCCGGCACGGCCAACGCATCGCGTATCGGCTTCCGTGGCACGGAAGACCTGGGTGGCGGCCTGTCCGCAATCTTCACCCTGGAATCCGGCTACAAGGTCGATGACGGCCAGCTGGACGCTTCCAACACCCTGTTCAACCGTCAGGCTTTCGTCGGTCTGCGTTCCACCACCGCCGGCACCCTGACGATCGGTCGTCAGTACACCCCGTGGTACAACGCGCTGGCACAAGTTGCCGACCCGTTCGCTGCTGGCCTGGCTGGTTCCGCAAAGAACCTGTTCCCAGCCAACGGCGCCAACCTGCGTAACAGCAACGCTGTTGTGTACCAGACCCCAGTGTTCAACGGCTTCTCCGGTGAACTGTTCTACGGCTTCGGCGAGCAGTCCGAATCGTCCGCTGGCCGTCAGATCAGCGCTGCCGTGTCGTACTCGAACGGTCCTCTGAACGCCCGTCTGGCCTACAACAACCGCAACAACGACACCGCGATCGCTCCAGCAGCAACGATCGAGCGCGATATCGGCCACAACAGCCTGCTGGCTGTGAACTACGACTTCAAAGTCGCCAAGGCCTTCATCGCTTACGGCCAGAACAAGGGCCTGAACAGCTCGACGCTGCCGAACGCCGCCGCGTACACCACCACCGCGATCGCTCCGTCGACCGACACCCGCAACGCCCTGATCGGCGCGCAAGTACCGGTCGGCGCAGTTGGCAAGGTCATCATCTCGGCGATCCACACGGACGACCGCGAAGCCTTCAACCGCGATGCCAACCAGTGGGCCATCGGCTACACGCACGACCTGTCGAAGCGCACGACCGCTTACCTGTCGTACGCCAAGATCGAAAACAAGAACGGCGCTTCGTACACCGTCGGTGGCAACACCGAAGTCGGTTCGGGCGACAGCGCGTTCAACGTGGGTCTGCGTCACTCCTTCTAA
- a CDS encoding sialidase family protein, translating to MESSRFAQLCARHRTALVCLLAVVTVVTAEGTRWARAKRAAATPTTIGVVKDGPARLTEISNSLIPMPRDVPSAHASALTTLPGDRMLAFWWAGDRESAPNVKVYAARWQDGKWGQPWEVASRASLAQALGFGVRRIGNPVAWTAHDGRIHLYVVATGLGGWAASRLVHLVSSDQGVSFAVRRLLPMSPLFNTSVLVRTSPVGLIDGGWWLPVYFEIGIKYPMLMAFDAAGDPSWVARIGRRISTLQPTVVPVSATEIRAWMRDASDEQRVQQAYSRDGGASWEDLPALDLPNHSTSLAAIRLRNGEFLMLHNHVVEGGSSRSMLRLSLSKDGRSWRPLADIASGDAGDEFSYPTMQQVGNELHVAYTYQRRAIAHHRYRITIGDKT from the coding sequence ATGGAGAGTTCCCGCTTTGCGCAGCTGTGTGCGCGCCATCGGACCGCGCTGGTATGCCTGCTGGCCGTGGTGACGGTCGTCACCGCCGAAGGTACGCGCTGGGCTCGCGCCAAGCGCGCCGCGGCCACGCCCACCACGATCGGCGTCGTCAAGGACGGGCCCGCCCGCCTGACCGAAATCTCCAACTCCCTGATCCCGATGCCGCGCGACGTGCCGTCGGCCCATGCCAGCGCGCTGACCACGCTGCCAGGGGACCGCATGCTGGCGTTCTGGTGGGCGGGGGACCGCGAGAGCGCGCCCAACGTCAAGGTCTACGCGGCCCGCTGGCAGGACGGCAAATGGGGCCAGCCGTGGGAAGTGGCCAGCCGTGCCTCGCTGGCGCAGGCGCTGGGTTTCGGCGTGCGCCGCATCGGCAATCCGGTTGCCTGGACCGCGCACGACGGTCGCATCCACCTGTACGTCGTCGCGACCGGGCTGGGCGGCTGGGCCGCGTCGCGCCTGGTGCACCTCGTCTCCTCCGACCAGGGCGTCAGCTTCGCCGTGCGCCGGTTGTTGCCGATGTCGCCGCTGTTCAATACCAGCGTGCTGGTGCGTACCTCCCCCGTCGGCCTTATCGACGGCGGCTGGTGGCTGCCCGTGTATTTCGAGATCGGCATCAAGTACCCGATGCTGATGGCATTCGACGCCGCCGGCGATCCGTCGTGGGTGGCGCGCATCGGGCGCCGCATCAGCACCTTGCAGCCGACCGTCGTGCCCGTTTCCGCCACCGAGATCCGCGCCTGGATGCGCGACGCCAGCGACGAGCAGCGCGTGCAGCAGGCCTACAGCCGCGACGGCGGCGCCAGCTGGGAAGACCTGCCGGCGCTCGACCTGCCGAACCACAGCACCTCGCTGGCCGCGATCCGCCTGCGCAACGGCGAATTCCTGATGCTGCACAACCACGTGGTCGAAGGGGGCTCGTCACGCAGCATGCTGCGCCTGTCGCTGTCGAAGGACGGGCGCTCCTGGCGGCCCCTGGCCGACATCGCCAGCGGCGATGCCGGCGACGAATTCTCCTACCCGACGATGCAGCAGGTCGGCAACGAGCTGCACGTCGCCTACACCTACCAGCGGCGCGCCATCGCGCACCACCGTTACCGCATCACTATCGGAGACAAAACCTGA
- a CDS encoding HDOD domain-containing protein, producing the protein MTSLAIFFDNVKLPTISEVGHALIATLDNDEASAKSVAAIIARDPALTAKLMRLANSARFGSSRGVSSLDDAIALAGMAHIRTLALAACFAEAFPQLPGLDSDEFWKSSMACAGYAKWLASGIGADGGEAWLAGMMLRLGELLIYQVSPVAFAQIEQQPHLPGGRWEREQRLLGFAEGHITAELGRRWNFPEKIVQALESSSDPMAAHPFCRLAGIIHLASLLADTPSDDPAILDTLPADVMDTLRLRKEWLSKRFPSHDSFSAAP; encoded by the coding sequence ATGACCAGCCTTGCCATTTTCTTTGACAACGTCAAACTCCCCACGATTTCCGAAGTCGGCCACGCGCTGATCGCCACCCTTGACAACGATGAGGCATCCGCCAAGAGCGTGGCCGCCATCATCGCGCGCGATCCCGCCCTGACGGCCAAGCTGATGCGCCTGGCCAACAGCGCCCGCTTCGGCTCCAGCCGCGGCGTCAGCTCGCTGGACGACGCCATCGCGCTGGCCGGCATGGCCCATATCCGCACGCTGGCGCTGGCGGCCTGCTTTGCCGAGGCCTTCCCGCAATTGCCGGGGCTCGATTCCGACGAATTCTGGAAAAGCAGCATGGCCTGCGCCGGCTACGCCAAGTGGCTGGCCAGCGGCATCGGCGCCGACGGCGGCGAAGCATGGCTGGCCGGCATGATGTTGCGCCTGGGTGAATTGCTGATCTACCAGGTGTCGCCAGTGGCGTTCGCGCAGATCGAGCAGCAGCCGCACCTGCCGGGCGGCCGCTGGGAGCGCGAACAGCGCCTGCTGGGCTTTGCCGAAGGCCACATCACTGCCGAACTGGGCCGCCGCTGGAACTTCCCCGAGAAAATCGTGCAGGCGCTCGAATCGTCGTCCGACCCGATGGCGGCGCACCCGTTCTGCCGCCTGGCCGGCATCATCCACCTGGCCAGCCTGCTGGCCGACACGCCCAGCGACGATCCGGCGATCCTCGACACCCTGCCGGCCGACGTGATGGACACGCTGCGCCTGCGCAAGGAATGGCTGAGCAAGCGTTTCCCTTCGCACGATTCGTTCTCGGCGGCGCCTTGA
- a CDS encoding thiamine pyrophosphate-binding protein, with protein MTHPSRSGGQILVDALKIHGVDTAFGVPGESYLDVLDALHESSIRFVINRQEGGAAFMADAYGKLTGKPGICFVTRGPGATNASIGVHTAFQDSTPMILFIGQVGSDFMDREAFQEVDYRRMFGQMAKWVAQIDRADRIPEYIARAFQVATSGRQGPVVLALPEDMLITQAAVADTRRYQPVQAAPSQRQMDQLRTMLAGAQRPLLLLGGSGWTEAACADILRFAEANALPVACEFRYQDLVDNEHPHYIGDVGIGINPKLAKRVKEADLLIAIGPRLGEMTTSGYSIIAAPVPQQQLVHIHPSMEELGSVYQADLMIASGMPQAAQMLAALAPVDSTAWRASVEEAKAELRAWQGKPAIFQDGSAPLDLWQVVQDIDALTPRDTIITNGAGNYATWAHRFHRYGGMRTQLAPTSGAMGYSVPSGVAAKIVDPARTVITFAGDGEYMMNGQELATAVQYNAGVIVIVFNNQMFGTIRMHQEREYPGRVSGTTLHNPDFAALAVAYGGQGEAVEATADFAPALQRALAFTRERNLPAVIELRYDGNLITPGATLETIRATAAAAKAK; from the coding sequence ATGACGCACCCTTCCCGTTCCGGCGGCCAGATCCTGGTCGATGCACTGAAAATCCACGGCGTCGACACCGCCTTCGGCGTACCGGGCGAAAGCTACCTGGACGTGCTGGACGCGCTGCACGAGTCCTCGATCCGCTTCGTCATCAACCGCCAGGAAGGCGGCGCCGCGTTCATGGCCGATGCCTACGGCAAGCTGACGGGCAAGCCCGGCATCTGCTTCGTCACGCGCGGCCCGGGCGCCACCAACGCCTCGATCGGCGTGCACACGGCGTTCCAGGATTCGACGCCGATGATCCTGTTCATCGGCCAGGTGGGCAGCGACTTCATGGACCGCGAGGCCTTCCAGGAAGTGGACTACCGCCGCATGTTCGGCCAGATGGCCAAGTGGGTGGCGCAGATCGACCGTGCCGACCGCATCCCCGAATACATCGCCCGTGCCTTCCAGGTCGCGACCAGCGGCCGCCAGGGCCCCGTCGTGCTGGCCCTGCCGGAGGACATGCTGATCACCCAGGCCGCCGTTGCCGACACGCGCCGCTACCAGCCGGTGCAGGCGGCGCCGTCGCAGCGGCAGATGGACCAGCTGCGCACCATGCTGGCCGGGGCCCAGCGCCCCCTGCTGCTGCTGGGCGGCAGCGGCTGGACCGAGGCGGCGTGCGCCGACATCCTGCGCTTCGCCGAAGCCAACGCCCTGCCCGTGGCCTGCGAGTTCCGCTACCAGGACCTGGTCGACAACGAGCACCCGCACTACATCGGCGACGTCGGCATCGGCATCAATCCGAAGCTGGCCAAGCGCGTCAAGGAGGCCGACCTGTTGATCGCCATCGGCCCGCGCCTGGGCGAGATGACCACCAGCGGCTACTCGATCATCGCCGCGCCGGTACCGCAGCAGCAGCTGGTGCACATCCACCCCAGCATGGAGGAGCTGGGCAGCGTCTACCAGGCCGACCTGATGATCGCCAGCGGCATGCCGCAGGCGGCGCAGATGCTGGCCGCGCTGGCACCGGTGGACAGCACCGCCTGGCGCGCCAGCGTGGAGGAAGCCAAGGCCGAACTGCGCGCCTGGCAGGGCAAGCCGGCCATCTTCCAGGACGGCAGTGCGCCGCTGGACCTGTGGCAGGTCGTGCAGGACATCGACGCATTGACGCCGCGCGACACCATCATCACCAACGGCGCCGGCAACTACGCCACCTGGGCGCACCGCTTCCACCGCTATGGCGGCATGCGCACGCAGCTGGCCCCGACCAGCGGTGCGATGGGCTACAGCGTGCCGTCCGGCGTGGCGGCCAAGATCGTCGACCCGGCCCGCACCGTGATCACGTTCGCCGGCGACGGCGAGTACATGATGAACGGCCAGGAGCTGGCGACCGCCGTGCAGTACAACGCCGGGGTGATCGTCATCGTCTTCAACAACCAGATGTTCGGCACGATCCGCATGCACCAGGAGCGCGAATACCCGGGTCGCGTCTCCGGCACCACGCTGCACAACCCGGACTTCGCCGCGCTGGCCGTGGCGTACGGCGGGCAGGGCGAGGCGGTGGAAGCGACCGCCGACTTCGCGCCGGCGCTGCAGCGCGCGCTGGCCTTCACCCGCGAGCGCAACCTGCCAGCCGTCATCGAACTGCGCTATGACGGCAACCTGATCACCCCGGGCGCGACCTTGGAGACGATCCGGGCCACGGCGGCTGCCGCCAAGGCCAAGTAA
- a CDS encoding winged helix-turn-helix domain-containing protein → MKRETDLTDGDRLLALLAALSNPHRLRIVAALAAGGRNYVSQLAREIGISRPLLHLHLQKLEEAGLVVSQLELSADGKALNYFDVTPFAVTLTPAAIAAAAPTLTINPEK, encoded by the coding sequence ATGAAACGCGAAACTGATTTGACTGACGGCGACCGGCTGCTGGCGCTGCTGGCCGCGCTGTCCAACCCGCACCGGCTGCGCATCGTGGCCGCGCTGGCCGCGGGCGGGCGCAATTACGTCAGCCAGCTGGCGCGCGAGATCGGCATCAGCCGGCCGCTGTTGCACCTGCACCTGCAGAAGCTGGAGGAAGCGGGCCTGGTCGTCAGCCAGCTGGAACTGTCGGCCGACGGCAAGGCGCTGAATTATTTCGATGTCACCCCGTTCGCGGTGACGCTGACCCCGGCGGCCATCGCCGCGGCGGCGCCGACGCTGACGATCAATCCTGAAAAGTAG